One Paralichthys olivaceus isolate ysfri-2021 chromosome 8, ASM2471397v2, whole genome shotgun sequence genomic region harbors:
- the pcdh18a gene encoding protocadherin-18a isoform X1 — translation MQPVKMKGLFLSRMWKVVVVLALATQHATGKTLKYQIYEEQKVGTVIARLRDDVADVLAKLPSSVSLRFRAMQRGSSSFLAVREQDGEITIKTKIDREKLCEKNLNCSVQFDVLTLPTEHLQLFHVELEVLDINDNAPQFARAVIPIEISESASVGARIPLDSATDPDVGENSLYTYALEPNNFFKVDIQSRTDGAKYAELVVLRELDREVRSSYELQYTASDRGVPSRTGTTLLKINVADSNDNSPIFDKSSYVINLPENSPVGTLLIDLNATDADEGTNAKIVYSFSSHVSPKIMETFKINPDSGHLTLVRRVDYETMSSYDIDVQAQDMGPNSMPAHCKILVKVVDVNDNKPDISINLMSSQGNGDAAYISEASALDTFVALVRVEDMDSGLNGEVECKLHGQGYFKLQKTYENNYMILTNVSLDREKRSEFSLTVVAEDRGTPSLSTVKHFTVHVTDENDNAPRFEKGRYEIFKSENNAPGAYLTSIMATDPDLDTNGQVSYSILENSVHGSSISTYVTIDPSNGAIYALRTFDREDVSRISFVVQAKDAGKPSLLSNATVILNILDENDNPPVIVVPQLWNFTADVLASKFTEAGHLVTVVRATDRDTGVNAELICSIVSGNEEGFFLIDPRTCEIHANASLENFPQENAELTIVVRDQGSESLSAKAVLKITLYENMENHVQVMDQGGSSLDSSLIIIISLGAICAVLLVIMVVFAARCNREKKDNRNSYNCRVAESTHQHHPKKPARQIHKGDITLVPTVNGTLPIRAHHRSPSATPPMDRAQMGSRQNHHSRQSLNSLVTISSNHIPESFALELTHATPPVEQVSQLLSMLHQGQYQPRPSFRGNKYSRSYRYALQDMDKFSLKDSGRGDSEAGDSDCDMGRESPVDRLLLGEGFSDLIHLEMHHRLHPAMRLCTDECRVLGHSDQCWMPPLSSPASSSDYRNNMYIPGEESSQQPQLDDDQSSVDSERRKSFSTFGKESGSEEAIAGGVVAGGGSDACAAGGGAGSLLTEMNSVFQRLLPPNMDSYTECTETSPPPSSSTTERGTGRSSNTAGNHSNNTVPQDSRRGLLPGGKGPAYPPGVAAWAANTHYLNPGSGSVGTNHVSPSSSSSTSSSSSTPTATSTNGQPPHLKWLPAMEEIPENYEEDDFDGVFHQGHQGGKRSESRHEAGMDASELVHEINKLLQDVRQN, via the exons ATGCAACCAGTGAAGATGAAGGGACTCTTTCTGTCAAGAATGTGGAAAGTTGTGGTTGTTTTGGCACTGGCAACGCAACACGCCACCGGTAAGACACTGAAATATCAGATTTATGAGGAGCAGAAGGTTGGCACGGTCATCGCCCGTTTAAGGGATGATGTCGCGGATGTTCTGGCGAAACTTCCCAGCTCGGTGTCGCTCCGCTTCAGAGCGATGCAAAGAGGGAGCTCGTCTTTCCTCGCGGTGCGCGAGCAGGACGGAGAAATCACCATCAAGACCAAGATCGACCGCGAGAAACTCTGCGAGAAGAACCTCAACTGTTCCGTCCAATTCGACGTGCTGACGCTGCCCACCGAGCACCTGCAGCTGTTCCACGTCGAGTTGGAAGTGTTGGACATCAACGACAACGCACCCCAATTCGCCCGCGCCGTTATTCCCATTGAGATCTCCGAGAGCGCGTCCGTGGGAGCGCGCATTCCCCTGGACAGCGCCACGGACCCCGACGTCGGGGAGAACTCGCTGTACACGTACGCGTTAGAGCCCAACAACTTCTTCAAGGTGGACATCCAGTCCAGAACCGACGGGGCCAAGTACGCGGAGCTGGTGGTGCTCAGGGAGCTGGACCGGGAGGTGCGCTCCAGTTACGAACTTCAATACACGGCCTCTGACAGGGGCGTTCCCTCCAGGACGGGTACGACCCTTCTCAAAATTAATGTCGCCGACTCAAATGACAACAGCCCCATTTTTGACAAGTCCTCATATGTCATAAATCTTCCAGAAAATTCACCTGTTGGCACTCTGCTCATTGACTTAAACGCCACTGACGCGGATGAGGGCACAAACGCCAAGATAGTCTACTCCTTCAGTAGTCACGTGTCCCCAAAGATAATGGAGACGTTCAAAATCAATCCAGACAGTGGTCACCTGACCCTCGTCAGGCGTGTGGACTATGAGACCATGAGCTCCTATGACATTGATGTGCAAGCGCAGGACATGGGTCCAAACTCAATGCCCGCTCACTGCAAGATCCTGGTCAAAGTGGTAGATGTGAACGACAACAAGCCAGACATCAGCATCAACCTCATGTCCTCTCAGGGGAATGGGGATGCAGCGTACATATCTGAGGCTTCTGCTCTGGACACGTTTGTAGCTTTGGTGAGGGTGGAGGACATGGACTCTGGGTTGAATGGAGAGGTGGAGTGTAAACTTCATGGTCAGGGCTACTTCAAATTGCAGAAGACTTATGAGAATAATTACATGATTCTGACCAATGTGTCtctggacagagagaagaggtcAGAGTTCAGTCTGACGGTGGTGGCAGAGGATCGGGGGACTCCCAGTCTCTCTACTGTCAAACATTTCACTGtgcatgtgactgatgagaatgACAATGCGCCACGTTTTGAGAAGGGCCGATATGAGATCTTTAAATCTGAGAACAATGCCCCAGGAGCATATCTCACCTCTATCATGGCCACCGACCCTGACCTGGATACCAATGGACAGGTGAGCTATTCCATCTTGGAGAACTCTGTTCATGGGAGTTCAATCTCAACCTACGTCACCATTGACCCCTCTAATGGCGCCATCTATGCACTGCGTACATTTGATCGTGAGGACGTCAGCCGTATCTCCTTCGTGGTGCAAGCCAAAGATGCAGGAAAACCATCACTGCTGAGTAACGCTACTGTCATTCTGAACATCCTGGATGAGAACGACAACCCTCCAGTCATCGTGGTGCCCCAGCTGTGGAACTTCACTGCTGATGTGCTCGCATCAAAGTTCACAGAGGCTGGACACCTAGTAACAGTGGTTAGGGCGACTGATCGGGATACAGGGGTCAACGCTGAGCTCATCTGCTCCATAGTCAGCGGCAACGAGGAGGGTTTCTTTCTCATCGACCCAAGAACTTGTGAAATCCATGCCAATGCCAGCCTGGAGAACTTCCCCCAGGAGAATGCTGAGCTGACAATTGTGGTTCGAGATCAGGGAAGTGAGAGCCTCAGCGCTAAGGCCGTTCTGAAAATCACCCTCTATGAGAACATGGAGAACCACGTCCAGGTGATGGACCAGGGGGGGTCTTCACTCGACTCATCCTTAATAATCATCATCTCCCTTGGGGCCATCTGCGCTGTGCTCCTCGTCATCATGGTGGTGTTTGCTGCTCGCTGTAACCGTGAGAAGAAGGACAACAGGAACTCCTACAACTGCCGGGTCGCTGAGTCAACCCACCAGCACCATCCTAAGAAGCCCGCACGCCAAATCCACAAAGGCGATATCACCCTGGTTCCCACAGTGAATGGGACCCTGCCAATCAGAGCCCACCACCGCTCACCTTCGGCCACACCCCCCATGGACCGCGCCCAGATGGGGAGCAGACAGAACCATCACAGCCGCCAATCCCTGAACAGCTTGGTGACCATCTCATCCAATCACATTCCAGAGAGCTTTGCCCTGGAACTGACACACGCGACTCCACCAGTGGAG CAAGTCTCACAGCTTCTGTCCATGCTCCATCAGGGCCAGTACCAGCCCAGACCCAGTTTCCGTGGCAACAAATACTCCCGCAGCTACAG GTATGCATTACAAGACATGGACAAGTTCAGCCTGAAGGACAGTGGCCGTGGGGACAGCGAGGCGGGAGACAGTGACTGTGACATGGGGAGGGAATCCCCCGTGGACAGACTGCTGCTGGGGGAGGGCTTTTCTGACCTGATACACCTCGAAATGCACCATCGACTCCACCCAG ccATGAGACTGTGCACGGATGAATGTCGTGTCCTGGGACACTCTGACCAGTGCTGGATGCCCCCTCTCTCCTCGCCCGCTTCCTCCTCTGACTACCGCAACAACATGTACATCCCCGGGGAGGAGTCCTCGCAGCAGCCACAGCTCGACGATGACCAGTCTTCGGTCGACTCAGAGCGCCGCAAGAGCTTCTCCACGTTTGGTAAAGAGTCTGGGAGCGAAGAAGCCATTGCCGGGGGAGTTGTCGCCGGAGGAGGAAGTGATGCATGTGCGGCCGGAGGAGGGGCTGGCTCCCTCCTCACAGAGATGAACTCTGTGTTCCAGCGACTTCTCCCCCCCAATATGGACTCCTACACAGAGTGCACTGAaacaagcccccccccctcctcgtcAACTACTGAGAGAGGAACTGGACGTAGCAGCAACACTGCAGGTAACCACAGTAACAACACTGTTCCTCAGGATAGCCGCAGAGGGTTGCTGCCAGGTGGGAAAGGTCCCGCTTATCCCCCAGGTGTGGCTGCATGGGCGGCAAATACCCACTATCTGAACCCTGGAAGTGGATCTGTGGGTACCAACCAcgtttccccctcttcctcgtcctccacttcctcttcatcttcgaCCCCAACTGCCACCTCCACTAATGGGCAGCCGCCTCACCTCAAATGGCTACCAGCCATGGAGGAAATCCCAGAGAATTATGAGGAAGATGACTTTGATGGCGTCTTCCACCAGGGTCACCAAGGTGGGAAGCGCAGCGAGAGCCGCCATGAGGCTGGCATGGACGCTAGTGAGCTGGTGCATGAGAtcaacaaactgctgcaggatGTCAGACAGAActag
- the pcdh18a gene encoding protocadherin-18a isoform X2 produces MQPVKMKGLFLSRMWKVVVVLALATQHATGKTLKYQIYEEQKVGTVIARLRDDVADVLAKLPSSVSLRFRAMQRGSSSFLAVREQDGEITIKTKIDREKLCEKNLNCSVQFDVLTLPTEHLQLFHVELEVLDINDNAPQFARAVIPIEISESASVGARIPLDSATDPDVGENSLYTYALEPNNFFKVDIQSRTDGAKYAELVVLRELDREVRSSYELQYTASDRGVPSRTGTTLLKINVADSNDNSPIFDKSSYVINLPENSPVGTLLIDLNATDADEGTNAKIVYSFSSHVSPKIMETFKINPDSGHLTLVRRVDYETMSSYDIDVQAQDMGPNSMPAHCKILVKVVDVNDNKPDISINLMSSQGNGDAAYISEASALDTFVALVRVEDMDSGLNGEVECKLHGQGYFKLQKTYENNYMILTNVSLDREKRSEFSLTVVAEDRGTPSLSTVKHFTVHVTDENDNAPRFEKGRYEIFKSENNAPGAYLTSIMATDPDLDTNGQVSYSILENSVHGSSISTYVTIDPSNGAIYALRTFDREDVSRISFVVQAKDAGKPSLLSNATVILNILDENDNPPVIVVPQLWNFTADVLASKFTEAGHLVTVVRATDRDTGVNAELICSIVSGNEEGFFLIDPRTCEIHANASLENFPQENAELTIVVRDQGSESLSAKAVLKITLYENMENHVQVMDQGGSSLDSSLIIIISLGAICAVLLVIMVVFAARCNREKKDNRNSYNCRVAESTHQHHPKKPARQIHKGDITLVPTVNGTLPIRAHHRSPSATPPMDRAQMGSRQNHHSRQSLNSLVTISSNHIPESFALELTHATPPVEGQYQPRPSFRGNKYSRSYRYALQDMDKFSLKDSGRGDSEAGDSDCDMGRESPVDRLLLGEGFSDLIHLEMHHRLHPAMRLCTDECRVLGHSDQCWMPPLSSPASSSDYRNNMYIPGEESSQQPQLDDDQSSVDSERRKSFSTFGKESGSEEAIAGGVVAGGGSDACAAGGGAGSLLTEMNSVFQRLLPPNMDSYTECTETSPPPSSSTTERGTGRSSNTAGNHSNNTVPQDSRRGLLPGGKGPAYPPGVAAWAANTHYLNPGSGSVGTNHVSPSSSSSTSSSSSTPTATSTNGQPPHLKWLPAMEEIPENYEEDDFDGVFHQGHQGGKRSESRHEAGMDASELVHEINKLLQDVRQN; encoded by the exons ATGCAACCAGTGAAGATGAAGGGACTCTTTCTGTCAAGAATGTGGAAAGTTGTGGTTGTTTTGGCACTGGCAACGCAACACGCCACCGGTAAGACACTGAAATATCAGATTTATGAGGAGCAGAAGGTTGGCACGGTCATCGCCCGTTTAAGGGATGATGTCGCGGATGTTCTGGCGAAACTTCCCAGCTCGGTGTCGCTCCGCTTCAGAGCGATGCAAAGAGGGAGCTCGTCTTTCCTCGCGGTGCGCGAGCAGGACGGAGAAATCACCATCAAGACCAAGATCGACCGCGAGAAACTCTGCGAGAAGAACCTCAACTGTTCCGTCCAATTCGACGTGCTGACGCTGCCCACCGAGCACCTGCAGCTGTTCCACGTCGAGTTGGAAGTGTTGGACATCAACGACAACGCACCCCAATTCGCCCGCGCCGTTATTCCCATTGAGATCTCCGAGAGCGCGTCCGTGGGAGCGCGCATTCCCCTGGACAGCGCCACGGACCCCGACGTCGGGGAGAACTCGCTGTACACGTACGCGTTAGAGCCCAACAACTTCTTCAAGGTGGACATCCAGTCCAGAACCGACGGGGCCAAGTACGCGGAGCTGGTGGTGCTCAGGGAGCTGGACCGGGAGGTGCGCTCCAGTTACGAACTTCAATACACGGCCTCTGACAGGGGCGTTCCCTCCAGGACGGGTACGACCCTTCTCAAAATTAATGTCGCCGACTCAAATGACAACAGCCCCATTTTTGACAAGTCCTCATATGTCATAAATCTTCCAGAAAATTCACCTGTTGGCACTCTGCTCATTGACTTAAACGCCACTGACGCGGATGAGGGCACAAACGCCAAGATAGTCTACTCCTTCAGTAGTCACGTGTCCCCAAAGATAATGGAGACGTTCAAAATCAATCCAGACAGTGGTCACCTGACCCTCGTCAGGCGTGTGGACTATGAGACCATGAGCTCCTATGACATTGATGTGCAAGCGCAGGACATGGGTCCAAACTCAATGCCCGCTCACTGCAAGATCCTGGTCAAAGTGGTAGATGTGAACGACAACAAGCCAGACATCAGCATCAACCTCATGTCCTCTCAGGGGAATGGGGATGCAGCGTACATATCTGAGGCTTCTGCTCTGGACACGTTTGTAGCTTTGGTGAGGGTGGAGGACATGGACTCTGGGTTGAATGGAGAGGTGGAGTGTAAACTTCATGGTCAGGGCTACTTCAAATTGCAGAAGACTTATGAGAATAATTACATGATTCTGACCAATGTGTCtctggacagagagaagaggtcAGAGTTCAGTCTGACGGTGGTGGCAGAGGATCGGGGGACTCCCAGTCTCTCTACTGTCAAACATTTCACTGtgcatgtgactgatgagaatgACAATGCGCCACGTTTTGAGAAGGGCCGATATGAGATCTTTAAATCTGAGAACAATGCCCCAGGAGCATATCTCACCTCTATCATGGCCACCGACCCTGACCTGGATACCAATGGACAGGTGAGCTATTCCATCTTGGAGAACTCTGTTCATGGGAGTTCAATCTCAACCTACGTCACCATTGACCCCTCTAATGGCGCCATCTATGCACTGCGTACATTTGATCGTGAGGACGTCAGCCGTATCTCCTTCGTGGTGCAAGCCAAAGATGCAGGAAAACCATCACTGCTGAGTAACGCTACTGTCATTCTGAACATCCTGGATGAGAACGACAACCCTCCAGTCATCGTGGTGCCCCAGCTGTGGAACTTCACTGCTGATGTGCTCGCATCAAAGTTCACAGAGGCTGGACACCTAGTAACAGTGGTTAGGGCGACTGATCGGGATACAGGGGTCAACGCTGAGCTCATCTGCTCCATAGTCAGCGGCAACGAGGAGGGTTTCTTTCTCATCGACCCAAGAACTTGTGAAATCCATGCCAATGCCAGCCTGGAGAACTTCCCCCAGGAGAATGCTGAGCTGACAATTGTGGTTCGAGATCAGGGAAGTGAGAGCCTCAGCGCTAAGGCCGTTCTGAAAATCACCCTCTATGAGAACATGGAGAACCACGTCCAGGTGATGGACCAGGGGGGGTCTTCACTCGACTCATCCTTAATAATCATCATCTCCCTTGGGGCCATCTGCGCTGTGCTCCTCGTCATCATGGTGGTGTTTGCTGCTCGCTGTAACCGTGAGAAGAAGGACAACAGGAACTCCTACAACTGCCGGGTCGCTGAGTCAACCCACCAGCACCATCCTAAGAAGCCCGCACGCCAAATCCACAAAGGCGATATCACCCTGGTTCCCACAGTGAATGGGACCCTGCCAATCAGAGCCCACCACCGCTCACCTTCGGCCACACCCCCCATGGACCGCGCCCAGATGGGGAGCAGACAGAACCATCACAGCCGCCAATCCCTGAACAGCTTGGTGACCATCTCATCCAATCACATTCCAGAGAGCTTTGCCCTGGAACTGACACACGCGACTCCACCAGTGGAG GGCCAGTACCAGCCCAGACCCAGTTTCCGTGGCAACAAATACTCCCGCAGCTACAG GTATGCATTACAAGACATGGACAAGTTCAGCCTGAAGGACAGTGGCCGTGGGGACAGCGAGGCGGGAGACAGTGACTGTGACATGGGGAGGGAATCCCCCGTGGACAGACTGCTGCTGGGGGAGGGCTTTTCTGACCTGATACACCTCGAAATGCACCATCGACTCCACCCAG ccATGAGACTGTGCACGGATGAATGTCGTGTCCTGGGACACTCTGACCAGTGCTGGATGCCCCCTCTCTCCTCGCCCGCTTCCTCCTCTGACTACCGCAACAACATGTACATCCCCGGGGAGGAGTCCTCGCAGCAGCCACAGCTCGACGATGACCAGTCTTCGGTCGACTCAGAGCGCCGCAAGAGCTTCTCCACGTTTGGTAAAGAGTCTGGGAGCGAAGAAGCCATTGCCGGGGGAGTTGTCGCCGGAGGAGGAAGTGATGCATGTGCGGCCGGAGGAGGGGCTGGCTCCCTCCTCACAGAGATGAACTCTGTGTTCCAGCGACTTCTCCCCCCCAATATGGACTCCTACACAGAGTGCACTGAaacaagcccccccccctcctcgtcAACTACTGAGAGAGGAACTGGACGTAGCAGCAACACTGCAGGTAACCACAGTAACAACACTGTTCCTCAGGATAGCCGCAGAGGGTTGCTGCCAGGTGGGAAAGGTCCCGCTTATCCCCCAGGTGTGGCTGCATGGGCGGCAAATACCCACTATCTGAACCCTGGAAGTGGATCTGTGGGTACCAACCAcgtttccccctcttcctcgtcctccacttcctcttcatcttcgaCCCCAACTGCCACCTCCACTAATGGGCAGCCGCCTCACCTCAAATGGCTACCAGCCATGGAGGAAATCCCAGAGAATTATGAGGAAGATGACTTTGATGGCGTCTTCCACCAGGGTCACCAAGGTGGGAAGCGCAGCGAGAGCCGCCATGAGGCTGGCATGGACGCTAGTGAGCTGGTGCATGAGAtcaacaaactgctgcaggatGTCAGACAGAActag